From Limisphaera ngatamarikiensis, the proteins below share one genomic window:
- a CDS encoding DUF5060 domain-containing protein, producing the protein MKRGWLCWLGAGFLASAAVPLPAFSQSPVPVAGATRAGDGTGTVRIHGELKQWHKITLDLDGPFARETDTDPNPFTDYRLTATFRHGASGRVWEVPGYFAADGRAAETSAEAGTCWRVHFTPNASGLWHYELRLWQGRGVAIDDNALTSARQLFHRSGSFQIGPTDKSFPDFRGRGRLEYVGQRYLRTAGTREFFLKAGADSPENLLGYADFDGTVAPARRAARPGENTPAGRLKSWQPHVRDWRPGDPSWQNGRGKGLIGALNYLAGRGMNSVSMLTYNAGGDGDDVWPFVARTAKFHYDCSKLDQWALVFEHANARGLMVHFKLQETEMDDNRPGADGTVRPVPEALDGGDLGPERKLYLRELVARFAHLPALQWNLGEENSQTTDQIRAMAQWLRALDPYDHPVVIHTFPSQQDRVYNPLLGDPTVLTGVSLQNHWAQAHRRTLHWIERSTVAGHPWVVSHDEQNPASGGVPPDPGYAGHDGVARDGKATYTLHEIRKYCLWGTLMAGGAGVEYYFGYDLPQNDLQCEDWRSREGSWRYARLALSFFREQHIPFWALHNADVLVDNPTHENTRFCLAQPGELYVIYLTEGGSVTLDLQRFEQSFSVAWYNPREGGELQPGTVRNVRGPGRVCLGAPPSDPDQDWVVLVRRSAPGPGP; encoded by the coding sequence ATGAAACGCGGGTGGCTTTGCTGGTTGGGCGCCGGGTTTCTTGCATCTGCTGCGGTTCCGCTGCCGGCCTTTTCGCAGTCCCCGGTCCCGGTGGCGGGCGCGACTCGAGCCGGGGATGGCACGGGTACCGTCAGAATCCACGGTGAGCTCAAGCAATGGCACAAGATCACACTGGATTTGGACGGACCGTTCGCCCGTGAGACGGATACCGATCCCAACCCGTTCACCGACTACCGGTTGACCGCCACGTTCCGGCATGGCGCTTCGGGGCGGGTTTGGGAAGTGCCGGGCTACTTTGCCGCCGATGGACGGGCCGCTGAGACGTCGGCGGAAGCCGGCACCTGCTGGCGCGTGCATTTTACGCCGAACGCCTCCGGCCTGTGGCACTATGAGCTGCGGCTCTGGCAGGGACGGGGTGTGGCCATCGACGACAACGCTCTTACCAGTGCCCGCCAGCTCTTTCATCGGTCCGGTTCGTTTCAGATCGGTCCCACGGACAAATCGTTCCCCGACTTCCGCGGGCGTGGCCGGCTGGAATACGTCGGTCAGCGGTACCTGCGCACCGCGGGTACTCGGGAGTTCTTTCTCAAGGCGGGCGCCGACTCGCCTGAAAACCTGCTCGGTTATGCCGACTTCGATGGCACGGTGGCACCGGCACGCCGCGCGGCTCGACCCGGTGAAAACACTCCGGCCGGCCGACTCAAATCCTGGCAGCCGCATGTGCGGGATTGGCGGCCCGGCGACCCGTCCTGGCAAAACGGCCGGGGCAAAGGGTTGATCGGTGCGCTGAACTACCTGGCAGGCCGCGGGATGAACTCCGTGAGCATGCTCACCTACAACGCGGGAGGCGACGGCGATGATGTCTGGCCGTTTGTGGCGCGCACGGCGAAGTTTCACTACGACTGTTCGAAGCTTGACCAGTGGGCCCTGGTGTTCGAGCACGCCAACGCGCGCGGTCTGATGGTACATTTCAAACTCCAGGAAACCGAGATGGACGACAACCGGCCCGGTGCCGACGGGACGGTCCGCCCCGTACCGGAGGCCCTGGATGGCGGAGACCTGGGGCCGGAACGGAAATTGTACCTGCGCGAACTGGTGGCACGGTTCGCCCATTTGCCCGCCCTGCAATGGAACCTGGGCGAGGAAAACTCCCAAACCACGGACCAGATCCGAGCCATGGCGCAATGGCTGCGTGCCCTCGATCCATACGATCATCCCGTTGTCATCCACACTTTTCCCTCCCAGCAGGACCGGGTCTACAACCCCTTGCTCGGCGACCCCACCGTGCTCACAGGGGTCTCCCTGCAAAACCACTGGGCCCAGGCGCACCGGCGAACCTTGCACTGGATCGAACGCTCCACCGTGGCCGGCCATCCCTGGGTCGTTTCTCACGATGAACAGAATCCCGCCTCGGGCGGTGTACCGCCCGACCCCGGCTATGCCGGGCACGATGGCGTCGCACGAGACGGCAAAGCCACGTATACGCTGCATGAAATTCGGAAGTACTGTCTCTGGGGCACCCTGATGGCGGGCGGCGCCGGCGTGGAGTACTACTTTGGTTACGACCTTCCCCAGAACGACCTGCAATGCGAGGACTGGCGTAGCCGGGAGGGAAGCTGGCGGTACGCCCGTCTGGCCCTCTCGTTCTTCCGCGAACAGCACATCCCTTTCTGGGCCCTGCACAACGCGGACGTGCTTGTGGACAATCCGACCCACGAGAACACCCGGTTTTGCCTGGCGCAACCCGGCGAACTCTACGTGATCTATCTGACCGAGGGTGGTTCCGTCACCCTGGACCTGCAGCGGTTCGAGCAGAGTTTTTCAGTGGCCTGGTATAACCCCCGCGAGGGCGGTGAACTTCAGCCGGGCACGGTCCGCAACGTCCGCGGGCCCGGCCGTGTGTGCCTGGGAGCACCGCCCTCGGATCCGGATCAGGATTGGGTTGTCCTTGTTCGTCGCTCCGCCCCGGGACCAGGTCCGTAG
- the rsgA gene encoding ribosome small subunit-dependent GTPase A produces MNGHTPSLEVLGWDTAWEDAFRPHRAAGLRPARVVTQEKYRYLLWGEEGECEGQVPGRMVRLAQSDAELPKVGDWVGYRVPGARGQPARIEVVLPRRTRLARKVAGRETEEQVLVTNVDVAFLVQALDQTFQPRLLERMLLMCLEGGVQPAVVLNKADLCPDPAALVHEARRRAGDAPVILTCARTGLGVEELRRLLPAGRTGVFIGPSGVGKSSLINRLYGEEIQPTAEVRERDHKGRHTTTWRELIVLPDGGLVIDTPGIREFHLWMAGEGLHEAFPDIELLALRCKFRDCQHQTEPGCAVRAAAAAGELDPERLASYLKLRQELDYLHRIRHWQRPPRQKPRPLRSRPGAD; encoded by the coding sequence ATGAACGGCCACACACCGTCGTTGGAGGTACTGGGTTGGGATACGGCCTGGGAGGACGCTTTTCGACCCCACCGCGCAGCCGGTTTGCGCCCGGCGCGGGTGGTCACGCAGGAGAAGTATCGTTACCTGCTTTGGGGCGAGGAGGGCGAATGCGAGGGGCAGGTTCCGGGCCGGATGGTCCGGCTTGCCCAGAGTGACGCCGAGTTGCCCAAGGTGGGCGATTGGGTGGGGTACCGCGTCCCCGGCGCGCGGGGTCAGCCGGCGCGCATTGAGGTGGTCCTGCCGCGCCGGACCCGACTGGCCCGCAAGGTGGCCGGCCGGGAGACCGAGGAGCAGGTGCTGGTGACGAACGTGGATGTGGCGTTCCTGGTCCAGGCACTGGATCAGACGTTTCAACCCCGTCTGCTTGAGCGGATGCTGCTTATGTGCCTGGAGGGTGGTGTCCAACCGGCCGTGGTGTTGAACAAGGCCGATCTGTGCCCCGACCCCGCCGCGCTGGTTCATGAAGCCCGTCGAAGGGCCGGTGATGCACCGGTCATCCTCACCTGCGCACGCACCGGTCTGGGGGTTGAGGAATTGCGCAGGCTCCTGCCGGCGGGGCGTACCGGGGTATTCATTGGTCCGTCCGGCGTGGGGAAATCCAGCCTGATCAACCGACTTTATGGCGAAGAGATCCAACCCACGGCCGAGGTGCGCGAACGGGATCACAAAGGGCGGCACACCACCACGTGGCGGGAATTGATCGTGTTGCCTGACGGGGGGCTGGTGATTGACACGCCCGGCATACGGGAGTTTCACCTCTGGATGGCCGGGGAGGGATTGCACGAGGCGTTTCCGGACATTGAACTGCTGGCGCTCCGCTGCAAGTTCCGCGATTGCCAGCATCAGACCGAGCCGGGGTGTGCCGTCCGGGCGGCGGCGGCGGCCGGGGAACTGGATCCGGAGCGACTGGCCAGTTACCTGAAATTGCGTCAGGAACTGGATTACCTGCATCGGATTCGTCACTGGCAACGGCCGCCGCGACAAAAGCCCCGGCCCTTGCGGTCCCGGCCGGGTGCAGACTGA
- a CDS encoding GEVED domain-containing protein yields the protein MEDDGQPDANALGDDVNPPAADDEDGVSFLTPLVPGGTAQVEVRVTGNFEIAYLDAWVDFGRDGSWDQPGDRVFVAVPVSRGTHTLSFGVPTDARPGPSFARFRVSTVRSGLKVTGEAPDGEVEDYLVFVEESNLDFGDAPGKYPTLVSVNGARHIVLPGFCLGTWVDTEPDGQPDANAMGDDLNPPGAVDDEDGVFFLTPVVPGQSAQVLVTLTAPKNPNGGPGSGRLNAWVDFNRNETWADPGEQIFTNQLIFSGSNILSFWVPANARPGTTFARFRLNREGNVGFDGLAGDGEVEDYRVNIEQRLDFGDAPAPYPTLLRDDGARHVWSEFYMGSTVDIELDGQPTADADGDDMNPSSGPDDEDGVVFTSALVPGRAATVEVTVSDSGRLYAWVDFNRNGSWADPGEQVFADTPVSPGLNILSFNVPEDAVPGLTFSRWRYTVQGKGLSFVGLAPDGEVEDHPVRIIRDRERCDLGCEGREFWLTFPGNYAPDPTNPPQPALCIQGSAGTLATVTIPALGFVTNVSIPTNFVAWVALPAPADLGDFNDVVLPGRAVYVKATRDVRVVAFNHVKHTSDSYHALHVSTLGTEYRVLAWPNLHAGVPPLNGSQFAIVGTESNTVVTIVPSPTTVIKTPGVAYTVVLQPGDVYQLRDTNDAPADLTGTLIKATRPVAVFAGHACANVPTANQWYCDTLVEQLLPVNAWGGEYHLAPLASRSGGSPYRVLAAHDGTVVSVNGTPVATLNAGESVLRVAAGPARVEATRPVLVAHYAASSDWDGNPNADPFMALVQSPRHFTRVYVVCARTNDFSTHYVQLVVPTSVTNNVLVDGVPISPTLFQPIPGGSYAVANVPVGAGVHVITAPESFGMLSYGWALYDSYGHPGCFYFGDVEPPRVVTPVTHLTVDVTQNQQQPGFAYVPDLRAMAAVEDNCSTKQPRPQQEPVPGTALPPGIYSIGLYVVDDNGNVGQTNVTLAAVDPSPVTIQCPPDMVVPCDSVDGAYVQFSVRAFTRYETNVAVVSMPPSGSWFPIGTTIVTNIATSVAGKTATCTFRVTVVCDRKVTVQRTREGLVLSWPAPGVLEQAPSITGPWQPVPDATSPYVVRPTHLRMFYRVRY from the coding sequence ATGGAGGACGACGGGCAGCCGGACGCCAATGCACTGGGCGATGACGTGAATCCACCGGCAGCGGACGATGAGGATGGGGTGAGCTTTTTGACGCCGCTTGTTCCCGGCGGCACTGCCCAGGTGGAGGTCCGCGTCACGGGCAACTTCGAGATCGCTTATTTGGATGCGTGGGTGGACTTTGGCAGGGACGGCTCATGGGATCAACCTGGGGACCGTGTGTTTGTGGCGGTACCGGTGAGTCGAGGGACCCATACATTGTCGTTTGGGGTACCGACCGATGCCCGGCCGGGTCCCAGCTTTGCGCGGTTCCGCGTCAGCACGGTCCGTTCGGGCCTGAAAGTGACCGGAGAAGCGCCGGATGGGGAGGTGGAGGATTATCTGGTTTTCGTGGAGGAGTCGAATCTGGATTTTGGCGACGCGCCCGGCAAGTACCCCACGTTGGTGTCGGTCAACGGGGCCCGGCACATTGTGTTGCCGGGGTTTTGCCTGGGCACGTGGGTGGACACGGAACCGGACGGGCAACCCGATGCCAACGCCATGGGTGATGACCTCAACCCGCCCGGCGCCGTGGATGACGAGGACGGGGTTTTCTTTCTGACTCCCGTGGTCCCGGGCCAGTCCGCCCAAGTGCTGGTGACTCTCACGGCTCCGAAAAACCCCAACGGAGGCCCTGGCTCGGGCCGGCTCAACGCCTGGGTGGACTTCAACCGCAACGAGACATGGGCCGATCCGGGGGAACAAATCTTCACCAACCAGCTGATTTTCAGTGGCAGCAACATTCTGAGCTTTTGGGTTCCCGCCAACGCGAGGCCGGGTACCACCTTCGCCCGGTTTCGACTCAACCGGGAGGGTAACGTGGGGTTCGACGGGTTGGCCGGCGATGGCGAAGTGGAGGACTACCGGGTGAACATTGAGCAGCGGCTGGACTTTGGGGACGCTCCGGCGCCGTATCCCACGCTACTCAGGGACGACGGGGCCCGACACGTTTGGAGCGAGTTCTACATGGGCAGCACCGTTGACATTGAATTGGACGGGCAGCCAACGGCGGACGCCGATGGCGATGACATGAACCCGAGCTCGGGCCCGGACGACGAGGACGGCGTGGTGTTTACTTCCGCTCTGGTACCGGGACGGGCGGCGACCGTTGAGGTGACCGTGTCTGACAGTGGTCGGCTGTACGCGTGGGTGGATTTCAATCGGAACGGTTCGTGGGCGGATCCGGGCGAGCAGGTTTTTGCCGATACGCCGGTCAGTCCGGGCCTGAACATCCTCTCCTTCAACGTGCCCGAGGACGCGGTCCCCGGTCTGACCTTCTCCCGCTGGCGTTACACGGTGCAGGGTAAGGGGCTCAGTTTTGTCGGGTTGGCACCCGATGGCGAGGTGGAGGATCATCCCGTGCGCATCATTCGCGATCGGGAGCGGTGTGACCTGGGGTGTGAAGGCAGGGAGTTTTGGTTGACGTTCCCCGGGAATTATGCGCCCGATCCCACCAACCCGCCGCAACCGGCTCTGTGCATTCAGGGTTCTGCGGGTACGTTGGCCACGGTGACCATCCCGGCCCTCGGTTTCGTCACCAATGTCAGCATCCCGACCAACTTTGTGGCCTGGGTGGCGTTGCCGGCCCCGGCCGACCTTGGCGACTTCAACGACGTTGTCCTGCCCGGGCGCGCCGTGTACGTGAAAGCCACGCGGGATGTACGCGTCGTTGCATTCAATCACGTCAAGCACACCAGCGACAGTTACCACGCCCTGCACGTCAGCACATTGGGCACCGAGTACAGGGTGCTGGCCTGGCCGAATCTCCACGCGGGAGTGCCGCCGCTGAACGGGAGCCAGTTCGCGATTGTCGGCACCGAAAGCAACACCGTGGTGACCATTGTTCCCTCGCCCACCACGGTGATCAAAACGCCCGGGGTGGCGTACACCGTGGTCCTCCAACCGGGTGACGTGTACCAGTTGCGGGACACCAACGATGCCCCGGCTGATCTGACCGGCACCTTGATCAAGGCCACCCGCCCGGTGGCGGTATTTGCGGGTCATGCCTGTGCCAATGTGCCCACCGCGAACCAGTGGTATTGCGACACCCTGGTCGAGCAGTTGTTGCCTGTGAACGCGTGGGGTGGCGAGTACCATCTGGCGCCGCTGGCCTCGCGGAGCGGGGGCAGCCCGTACCGTGTCCTGGCCGCCCATGACGGCACGGTTGTTTCCGTGAACGGCACGCCCGTGGCCACGCTGAACGCCGGGGAGTCCGTCCTCCGGGTGGCAGCGGGCCCGGCCCGCGTGGAGGCCACGCGGCCGGTTCTGGTTGCGCATTATGCCGCCAGCTCCGATTGGGACGGCAACCCCAACGCGGACCCCTTCATGGCGCTGGTGCAATCCCCGCGACATTTCACGCGCGTTTACGTGGTTTGTGCCCGGACCAACGATTTCAGTACCCATTACGTGCAACTGGTGGTGCCGACCTCGGTGACGAACAATGTGTTGGTGGATGGTGTGCCCATCAGCCCGACGCTGTTCCAGCCGATTCCCGGCGGTTCTTACGCGGTGGCCAACGTGCCGGTGGGCGCCGGCGTGCATGTCATTACCGCGCCCGAGTCCTTCGGCATGCTCAGTTACGGTTGGGCTCTGTACGATTCCTACGGTCATCCCGGATGCTTTTATTTCGGGGATGTAGAACCGCCCCGGGTGGTGACTCCCGTGACCCATTTAACCGTGGACGTGACACAGAATCAGCAGCAGCCCGGGTTTGCGTACGTGCCGGATTTGCGCGCCATGGCGGCGGTGGAGGACAACTGTTCGACCAAACAGCCGCGTCCCCAACAGGAACCCGTGCCGGGCACCGCCCTGCCGCCCGGGATCTACTCGATCGGGCTGTACGTGGTGGACGACAACGGCAATGTCGGTCAGACGAACGTGACCCTGGCGGCGGTGGATCCGTCGCCGGTGACGATTCAATGTCCGCCCGACATGGTGGTGCCCTGCGACAGCGTCGACGGCGCGTATGTCCAGTTCAGCGTGCGGGCTTTCACGCGTTATGAGACCAACGTGGCCGTGGTGTCCATGCCGCCTTCCGGCAGTTGGTTCCCGATCGGGACCACCATCGTAACCAACATCGCCACCTCCGTGGCGGGGAAGACCGCCACCTGCACCTTCCGCGTCACGGTGGTATGCGACCGCAAGGTCACGGTTCAGCGGACGAGGGAGGGGCTGGTCCTTTCCTGGCCTGCGCCCGGGGTTTTGGAGCAGGCGCCGTCCATCACGGGTCCGTGGCAGCCGGTTCCCGATGCCACCAGTCCGTACGTCGTGCGCCCGACCCATCTGAGGATGTTTTATCGGGTTCGGTACTGA